TAATGCAAGAAAAGTGATGTGAAATTGCAAAATATGGTTGCGCGGGCAGCCCCATTGTTGTAAGATAGAGCCAGTGTCCCGCAAGGGCGGGGTGCACATCCGCAGGAGATTTTACAGCGTTTTTACGCGACAGAAAGCTAAAGACAGAAAGTTAAACAGGAAGGTATAAGGAGGAAACACACAATGCAACTTTCGCAACTGGCACAGAGCATCAGCGCCTCGATGACGCTGGCGATTGACGCCAAGGCCAAACGCATGCGCGCCGAGGGCGTGGACGTCGTGGGCTTTGGCGCGGGCGAGCCGGATTTTCCCACGCCCCAGCACATCATCGAGGCCGCCAAGCGCGCCATGGACGAGGGCCAGACCCGCTATACGCCGGCGGCGGGCACGCTTGCGCTGCGCCAGGCCATTTGCGAGAAGCTGCAGCGGGATAACGGCCTTGCCTACGAGCCCGCCCAGATCGTGGTCTCCAACGGCGCCAAGCACGCGCTCTTCAACGCCTGCCAGGCGCTGCTGAACGCGGGCGACGAGGCGATTATCCCCGCGCCCTACTGGGTCACCTACCCCGAGCTGGTCAAGATGGCCGGCGCGGTGCCGGTGTTTGTGGACACCAAACCCGAGGAGGATTTTCTGCTCACGCCCCAGGCGCTGGAGGCAGCCATCACCGATAAAACCCGCGTTGTGATCCTCAACAGCCCCTCCAACCCGTGCGGCAGCATGTACAGCCGCGCCCAGCTGGAGGCCCTGGCCGCGGTGATCGAAAAACACGATCTGGCGGTGATCTCCGACGAGATTTACGAAAAGCTTGTCTATGACGGCGCGCAGTTTTTCAGCATCGCTTCCTTAAGCCCTGCCATGCAGGCGCGCACCGTGGTGGTCAACGGCATGTCCAAAGCCTACGCCATGACGGGCTGGCGCATCGGCTACACCGCCGCGCCCAAGGACGTCTCGGCCGTGATGTCCAACTACCAGAGCCACTGCACCTCCAACCCCAACTCCATCGCGCAGGCCGCGTCCCTGGCCGCGCTGCAGGGCCCTGCAGGCCCCATGCAGGACATGGTGGAGGCATTCGGCGTGCGCAGGGACTACATGATCAGCCGCGTGGCGGATATCCCGAACCTTTCGTGCACCCATCCCCACGGCGCGTTCTACCTGTTTGTGGATATCTCCGCCTGCTTCGGCAAGGCGTCGGGCGACATGCGCATCGCAAACTCCATGGACTTTTGCGCGGCGCTGCTGGAGAAGCGTCAGGTGGCTGCCGTGCCAGGCGTGGCCTTTGGCGCGGACAACTTCATGCGCCTGAGCTACGCCACCAGCATCCAGACCATCGAAAAGGGAATGGACCGCATTGCCGCCTTTGTATGCGGCCTGAGCGACTGACGGCTTTTCGCCGCAGGAAGGAGCAACCGTATGCCCAAACCGCGCATCGCGTTTTCCGATAAAAGCAACGTGCTGGAACAGTCCGCCTACCGCTACCAGCTGCAGGATGTGGCAAAACCCAACCTGTACCGCGAGCTGTTTGATTACAAGAGCGTGCCCAAGGTATCGTTCAACCACCGCCTGGTGCCCATGGAGGTGCCTGACGAAATCTGGATCACCGACACCACCTTCCGCGACGGGCAGCAGTCGGTCTCCCCCTTTACGGTGGACCAGATTGTGGACCTCTTTAAACTGCTCTCCCGCCTGGGCGGACCCAAGGGCATCATCCGCCAGAGCGAGTTTTTCCTCTACACGGATAAGGACAAGGAGGCGGTGCGCCGCTGCCAGGATTTGGGGTTGGCCTTTCCGGAGGTGACCAGCTGGATTCGCGCCAACGCCAAGGATTTTGAGCTGGTGCGCCAGATGGGCGTCAAGGAGACGGGGATACTGGTCTCCTGCTCGGATTACCATATCTTTAAAAAGATGCACCTGACGCGCGCGCAGGCCATGGAAAAGTACCTGGCCATCGTCAAGGCCGCGCTGGATGCGGGCATCCGGCCGCGCTGCCACTTTGAGGACATCACCCGCGCGGACTTCTACGGCTTTGTGGTGCCGTTCGCGCTGGAGCTGGCGCGCCTGAGCGACGAGAGCGGCATCCCCATCAAGATTCGCGCCTGCGATACGCTGGGCTTCGGCGTGTCCTACCCGGGCGTGGCGCTGCCGCGCAGCGTGCCGGGCATCATCTACGGGCTGCGCCATTACGCCCAGGTTCCCTCCGCGCTATTGGAGTGGCACGGGCACAACGATTTTTATAAAGTGGTCACCAACGCCGCGAGCGCCTGGCTCTACGGCTGCGCAAGCGTCAACTGCGCGATGCTGGGCATTGGCGAGCGCACCGGCAACTGCCCCACCGAGGGCATGGTGATGGAGTACTGCTCCCTGCGGGGCACCACCGACGGGATGGACCTGTCGGTCATCACCGAGATCGGGGAGTATTTTGAGCGAGAGATCGGCATCCCCATTCCCCCGCGCACCCCGTTTGTGGGGCGCAACTTCAACTCCACGCGCGCGGGTATCCACGCAGACGGCCTGCTCAAGGATGAGGAAATCTACAATATCTTCGATACCGGCGCCATCCTCAATCGCCCCGCCACCGTGGCGGTGGATTCCCACAGCGGCCTTGCGGGCATCGCGCACTGGATCAACGGCTACTTCCGCCTCAAGGGGGAGGACGTGCTCGATAAGCAGGCGCCCATTGTCGCCCAGATCAAGGAGAAGGTGGACGCCCTTTACGCAGACGGTCGCAACACCGTCATGGGCGACGAGGAGCTGATCGCCATCATGCGCGAGGTGGACGACGATTACTACCTGCGCTTGGCATACATCCGCCACGGACGCCATAGGCACGGCAAAAAGTAATACAGGATTTTTATAGGGTGGCAAACGCGCGGCGTTTGCCGCCTTTTTTCGTCTGAATGGGATACAGGTGCATGCGTGTTGTGTTAAGATAAGAAAAAACCGCGTTGTGCGCGATTGTCCAAATACATGCAAATACTGTATCGAAAGGAAGCTTATATGATAACGTTTTTTGCCGCGCTGGCGGTGCTCATCGGCGGATACTTTGTATACAGCAAGGTGGCCGAGCGCATCTTTGGCGCGGATATGCGCGCCACGCCCGCCGCCCAGAAGGCGGACGGCGTGGACTACGTGCCCATGAAAAAGTGGCGTGTCTTTCTCATCCAGCTGCTCAATATCGCGGGCCTGGGGCCCATCTACGGGGCGCTGCTGGGCGCGCTGTGGGGGCCGCAGGTCTTTCTTTGGATCGTCTTTGGCACGCTGCTGGCCGGCGGGGTGCACGACTACCTCTCGGGCATGATCTCCATGCGCCACGATGGGGCGAGCATCTCGGAGGTGGTGGGTATCTACCTGGGGCGGGGCATGAAACAGGTGATGCGCGTCTTTTCCGTGGCGCTGCTGGTGCTGGTGGGCACGGTATTTATGACCGGGCCGGCGGGCTTGCTGGCAAAGCTGACGCCGCAGGGGCTAAACGTGCCGTTCTGGCTGGTGGTTATCCTGCTGTATTATTTCCTTGCGACGATGCTGCCCATCGACAAGGTGATCGGCAGGATATACCCGGTCTTTGGCATTGCGCTGATCGTGATGGCGCTGGGCATCGGCGGGGGCATCCTCATCGGCGGGTACCACATCCCCGAGCTGACCTTTGCAAACCAGCACCCCGACGGATTGCCCGTGTGGGCCATGATGTTTGTCACGGTTGCATGCGGCGCGATTTCCGGTTTCCATGCCACCCAGTCCCCCATGATGGCGCGCTGCGTCCAGCACGAGCGCGAGGGTAGGCAGGTGTTCTACGGCGCCATGGTGGCCGAGGGCGTGATCGCGCTGATCTGGGCTGCGGCGGGCGTGGCGTTTTATGAGACGACGGGCGGCCTTTCCCAGGCGCTGGCCGCGC
Above is a window of Maliibacterium massiliense DNA encoding:
- a CDS encoding pyridoxal phosphate-dependent aminotransferase — translated: MQLSQLAQSISASMTLAIDAKAKRMRAEGVDVVGFGAGEPDFPTPQHIIEAAKRAMDEGQTRYTPAAGTLALRQAICEKLQRDNGLAYEPAQIVVSNGAKHALFNACQALLNAGDEAIIPAPYWVTYPELVKMAGAVPVFVDTKPEEDFLLTPQALEAAITDKTRVVILNSPSNPCGSMYSRAQLEALAAVIEKHDLAVISDEIYEKLVYDGAQFFSIASLSPAMQARTVVVNGMSKAYAMTGWRIGYTAAPKDVSAVMSNYQSHCTSNPNSIAQAASLAALQGPAGPMQDMVEAFGVRRDYMISRVADIPNLSCTHPHGAFYLFVDISACFGKASGDMRIANSMDFCAALLEKRQVAAVPGVAFGADNFMRLSYATSIQTIEKGMDRIAAFVCGLSD
- a CDS encoding 2-isopropylmalate synthase, which encodes MPKPRIAFSDKSNVLEQSAYRYQLQDVAKPNLYRELFDYKSVPKVSFNHRLVPMEVPDEIWITDTTFRDGQQSVSPFTVDQIVDLFKLLSRLGGPKGIIRQSEFFLYTDKDKEAVRRCQDLGLAFPEVTSWIRANAKDFELVRQMGVKETGILVSCSDYHIFKKMHLTRAQAMEKYLAIVKAALDAGIRPRCHFEDITRADFYGFVVPFALELARLSDESGIPIKIRACDTLGFGVSYPGVALPRSVPGIIYGLRHYAQVPSALLEWHGHNDFYKVVTNAASAWLYGCASVNCAMLGIGERTGNCPTEGMVMEYCSLRGTTDGMDLSVITEIGEYFEREIGIPIPPRTPFVGRNFNSTRAGIHADGLLKDEEIYNIFDTGAILNRPATVAVDSHSGLAGIAHWINGYFRLKGEDVLDKQAPIVAQIKEKVDALYADGRNTVMGDEELIAIMREVDDDYYLRLAYIRHGRHRHGKK
- a CDS encoding carbon starvation protein A, encoding MITFFAALAVLIGGYFVYSKVAERIFGADMRATPAAQKADGVDYVPMKKWRVFLIQLLNIAGLGPIYGALLGALWGPQVFLWIVFGTLLAGGVHDYLSGMISMRHDGASISEVVGIYLGRGMKQVMRVFSVALLVLVGTVFMTGPAGLLAKLTPQGLNVPFWLVVILLYYFLATMLPIDKVIGRIYPVFGIALIVMALGIGGGILIGGYHIPELTFANQHPDGLPVWAMMFVTVACGAISGFHATQSPMMARCVQHEREGRQVFYGAMVAEGVIALIWAAAGVAFYETTGGLSQALAALGGQGGVVYDIATGLLGPVGGVLAMIGVIACPITSGDTAFRSARLTLADWLHMDQKPIAKRLALSLPLLAAGALLSQINFDVVWRYFSWSNQTLAMMALWAGAVYLHRYSRYRFGWGIAAVPAVFMSAVSMTYILQAPEGFRLSAAIAYPCGVAFAALTLALFCWYMHRRPRQAEDALQQSA